The region CATGTTTGATTCACCACTTTGAAAATCATGCAGGTAAAGCTGATATTCACCTGACTGATCGCTCCACCAGGCAACTTTTTTGCCATTTGGCGCCCACACCGGGTAGCGCTCTGCAGCACCGCTTGTTTGTGTGAGATTGTGAGTTACTCCTTTTTCGGCCGGGATACTAAATATTTCGCCCCTGGCTTCTGCTACAATGCGGTTTCCCTCAACAGAAACATGAGCCCATTCAATCTGTTTCTTTGGGTTCTTTTGTTTAGGTAAAAGTGTAGTTTGGTCGGTCATCACATTTATATCCACCTCCGCATATTCCTGGGTATTCAGATTCATCAGGTACAATTTTCCGCCAGCCTCAAAAACAATATCAGATGGTCCGGCAGAAGGGAAATGCACATCAAAATCTTTGAAATGGGTCAATTGCTGATGTTTTTTGTTAGAAGTATTGTACATCCATATATTAAACCGCTTAGCTTCGCCTCTATCTGAAAGATAGTAAATATTTTCACCTACCCACATTGGAAATTCTTCATTGGCATCGGTATTTGAAATATTCCACGATTTTTTTGCCTCACGATCAAAAATATGAATATCGGGGGCCATACCGCCGCGATAACGCTTCCAGGTACGATAAATTCTGCTATTGAAGTTGAAAGCAATCTTGTTACCATCGGGCGAAAAACACGCAAGGTCGCCATAGCTCACGGCTACTTTCACGGGTAAACCACCATCCAGAGAAACTGTATAAAGTTGACGGTACCGCTGACGACCACTTTTACGGGCAGAAGAAAAGAGCAATTTATTTTCTTTGGGATGCCAGTCGAGCAGCAAGTCGCTTCCGCCATGCGATGTTACGCGCTCAGGCACACCCCCGCCGATAGGAATTACATACACATCGCGGTTTCCACCATAATTACCCGTAAAAGCTATTTGCTGACCGTCGGGAGAAAACCGGGCCATATTCTCGGTGCCAGCAGGCGAGCTTAGTCGATTGGCTGTACCACCATCTTTATGGACTACCCATAAATCGCCGCCGTAGGTAAATACAATTTTATTTTCAGAAACATCCGGAAAACGAAACATCCGGGCATTGATTTGTGCTGATACTGTTTGCAGGAAAAATCCTGACAGTATCACACAAAATAAAATGGATTTTTTAAGCATGATAGGTTAATTTTAATTTGCAGTATAAATAACAGACGCTCAATATGCATCAATATTACAATTTAAGTCTTTTTTTTTCAACTGAGCAAACTTCCATTATTCAAATCAGGCCTGTAGTGTTTGAATTCCCCACACTCCTCAAAAAAAAGAGACCGGTTGTCCGAACCAGTCCCTTGCAATAGCATGATACCTATATAAAGATTTATATCACAAATTAATTGCCCATTGGTGATTGCATCATTTGTTTCACCTTTTGAGTCAGTTTAGGATCATTTTGTACTTGTTTTGAAATACTTTGGTAACGCTTAAAAGTTAAATCTGACGACTGAATATGTTGTTGGATTTTACTTTGAGCATTGCTTCTGATTTTGGCTACCTTTTTATTGGCAGCATTGTATTTTTGCATTTCTTCTTCACCAGCCCGGGCATCTTGCTTTGCATCAGCCTCAGCACGTTGAATAGCTACAAAACGTTTCACATCAAGCTCCTCAGCTTCTATGGCTTTTACCATATCCTTTTGAGCTTGCTGATCAATAATCTGTAGCTGTTGCACAATAGTTACAAAAGTTTTCAGTTCATCGTCGTTTGGTTTTTTAGCGTCTGCTGCATTCTGTGCTGTTACACCTATAGAAACCAGTGCCAATACCAATAAAATTGTTAATTTCTTTAAAATCGTCATAAATACCTCTTTGTTTTAGTTTTTAATTTAAATAAGGCTTTGAAGCGTTATCATATTTTACTAACCCTATCAAGCCTACAAAATCGCCCCGGTTATTGAAGCAAAAACAATCACAGGAATTGTATTCTACATACTTTTCAATTTCTTTTAATGCACAAAACTACCTGTAGTTAAACTCAATACACAAAAGTTCGATTTATTTTCAGGCTCGAAAAAACAATTAAAAATATAGAACACCAAACTACAGGCAATTTCTTTTAATATTGCTACCCCCACTTTACAAATTGAGATAAAACTCCGATGCAGTATTTAAAAATTCTTAGTTTTGTGTTTTCAAAACAATCAAAGCAAATCAAGAACAACTGAAGTAGTTGTCAAAAATCAGTTCAGGGAATGACAGTTTTTAAATCGGTTATTCTTATTTGTTAAAATATTACATTCCGCTAATTTAAAAGCGAGCTTAAAACAATATAATATTTACTAAAAAATTGACCATGCGCAGCATTCTATTAATCATCAATATATTTTTCATTTTTGCATCGTGCGGGAAACAAGCACAAGAAGCGGCAAACACCTCTATTACTAATGATTATGCCAAGCACTTTTCACTGGAGCAAAAAGACGGCTACACGCTTCTGGAAATAAAAAATCCATGGATAGACGCCCAAAATATAAATTACCGTTACGCCATTACAGAAACCAGTCAGGCCCAAATTCCTGATGATCTGAAGATTATTCACACGGAACCCGAACGCGTAGCAGCAATATCTACTACACATATTGCCTTTTTGGAACAATTGAACAGACTTGGCAATCTTGTGGCAGTATCAGACAAACAATTTATTTACAGCCGCCGTTTTCACCATATCGACAGCACACAGGGCATAAAAGAGGTAGGTTTTGACACCAACCTGAATATCGAAAAGCTTCTGCAGCTGAAAGTAAAGCTGGTTTTTCTTTATGGCATATCAAATGAGATTGAGCCCATTCGAAAACGATTAATTCGGGCAGGAATAGTGCCGGTAATGATTGGTGAATACATGGAACAGCACCCATTGGGTAAAGCAGAATGGATAAAAGTTTTTGGAACTATTTTTAACCAGGAGAATGAAGCGCAAAACTTTTTCGATTCGGTTTCTAATGCCTACCTTCAGCTGGCAAATATGACTGACACGCTAAAAAGCAAACCCTCTGTTTTTACAGGCATGCCCTGGAATGACACCTGGCACACACCGGGAGGCAACACCTATACTGCAAAACTAATTGAAGATGCCGGTGCGGCATATGTTTTTAAAAACGATACCAGCTCGGTAAATTTTCAGTACGACACTGAAATTGTATATGAACGTGCCGGCGAAGCTGATTATTGGATTAACCCGGGGACAGCGGCTTCTTTAAAAGATATCGTTTCGCAAGATACGCGACTTAAATTATTCAAAGCATACCAAAACGGGAAAGTATTCAATAATAATCGTCGGGCCTTACCATCAGGTGGCTCGGATTATATGGAATCAGGCGTGGTAAATCCACATTTGATACTGGGCGACCTTATACGGATTTTTCATCCGAACAAGGTCAGTAAAAAATCGTTTCATTACTATCAACAGTTAAAATAATCATGAACCAGACCCAGAAAATCATACTGATATCGGTAATTACAGTTGCTCTATTCATAGCAGACCTGTTGTTAGGATC is a window of Salinivirga cyanobacteriivorans DNA encoding:
- a CDS encoding ABC transporter substrate-binding protein, with protein sequence MRSILLIINIFFIFASCGKQAQEAANTSITNDYAKHFSLEQKDGYTLLEIKNPWIDAQNINYRYAITETSQAQIPDDLKIIHTEPERVAAISTTHIAFLEQLNRLGNLVAVSDKQFIYSRRFHHIDSTQGIKEVGFDTNLNIEKLLQLKVKLVFLYGISNEIEPIRKRLIRAGIVPVMIGEYMEQHPLGKAEWIKVFGTIFNQENEAQNFFDSVSNAYLQLANMTDTLKSKPSVFTGMPWNDTWHTPGGNTYTAKLIEDAGAAYVFKNDTSSVNFQYDTEIVYERAGEADYWINPGTAASLKDIVSQDTRLKLFKAYQNGKVFNNNRRALPSGGSDYMESGVVNPHLILGDLIRIFHPNKVSKKSFHYYQQLK
- a CDS encoding DUF4168 domain-containing protein, whose translation is MTILKKLTILLVLALVSIGVTAQNAADAKKPNDDELKTFVTIVQQLQIIDQQAQKDMVKAIEAEELDVKRFVAIQRAEADAKQDARAGEEEMQKYNAANKKVAKIRSNAQSKIQQHIQSSDLTFKRYQSISKQVQNDPKLTQKVKQMMQSPMGN